A window of Pseudomonas denitrificans (nom. rej.) genomic DNA:
TTCACCCATCCGCACTCTCAGCCCCCTGCATTCCGCGCGCGCTACCAGCGCTTGTTCGACGAGGCGGGCGTGGTGGCGCGGCAAAGCCTGCTCTGCGGTCTGCATGTGCATGTGGAGGTGCGCGGCATCGACCGTGTACGCGTGATGAACCGTGTACTGCCCTGGATGCCGCTGCTGCTCGCCCTGAGTGCGTCATCGCCGTTCTGGGGCGGGCGTGACACAGGGCTGGTCAGCTATCGCCAGTCGCTCTGCGGGGAGTGGCCGCGCATGGGGCCACCCGTGCAATTCACCGATGAGTCGCAGTGGCGACGCTACATCGCGTTGCTCCTGCAGTACGGCCTGATGCACGAGCCCGGTCACGCCTGGTGGTTCCTGCGGCCCTCGGCGCATTACCCGACCCTGGAGCTGCGCATCCCCGACGCCTGTCCGCGGATCGACGATGCGCTGTGCATCGCCGGCCTGTTCCGTCTGCTGGTCAGCCAGGCGCGGGAGACACACGAACCTGAAGAGCCGAACTGGCAGCGAGCCTTGCTGGCGGAGAACTTCTGGCAGGCTCGGCGGCATGGCTGCGCGGGGCACTTTCTGGTGGAAGGCGATCAGGTGGTCAGTGCGCGGGATTGGCTCCAGCGAGCGGAGGCAGCCGTTGAAGACTGGCGGGACGACGAAAGCCAGCGGCTGTTCACCCATGCCGCCAGGATCATCGAGGGAGGCAACAGCGCGGATCGGCAGCGCATGGCCTACCAGTCGGCGCGTGGCAAGGGGCAAACCGATGCGGCTGCGCTGATTGCGGTGGTGCACCATCTGCTGGCGGAGAACCGGTTGGCGGCCGGTGCAGTAGCGCGTGGCTGACCGGCGGATGGCTTGCCGTCCTTGCCGATACTCCCGGCAGAAAACCTGAACTCCAGCGCTATGCGCCGGCTCAACCGGCCTGAACGCACAAAGGACCATTCAGCCCTGGAGGCAGCGCCATGACCAGTTCCGCCAAGAGCTCCGCGAAGAAAGAACCCAACCCGCAGCACATCGAGATCGACGACACCCAAGACCGCATGGGCAGCGTGCGCGAGCTGGATTTCGAGAAGGCTCCCGAAGGACGCATCGGCGACGAGCGTTCGCCCGAAGAGGTGGAGCGCGAGTTTCCTGCGCAGCGCCGCCGCGAGATGGGCCAGACCGGTGGCGAGACCCTGGGCGACAGCGCCGTGGAAGATGGCGTGAGCATGGACGATCTGGCCCCGGAAACCCTGATCGACGAGGACGGTACCGAATCGCCGCTGGAGCCGGGCGACAGCGCACCGGTGGACAAGCAGCTGCACATACGCCGCGAAAGCGAGATTGGCGGTGGTATCGGCCTGGATGAGGCGGAGGAAGGCCGCGTGCGTCCGTTGGACGGCAAACCCTGGGATGACTCCGACCCCGATGAGGAGCAATGACCCATGGCCCGCGCCGCCGTCCCGAATCAG
This region includes:
- a CDS encoding carboxylate-amine ligase, giving the protein MPARPALPRFGIEEEFFLLDPASLDLARDVPLGFSHACRGVLGEEVAEEIFQCQYELVSPVLRQLDEAAAFLSDRRRRLRAISRSHGLETLCVAAHPFTHPHSQPPAFRARYQRLFDEAGVVARQSLLCGLHVHVEVRGIDRVRVMNRVLPWMPLLLALSASSPFWGGRDTGLVSYRQSLCGEWPRMGPPVQFTDESQWRRYIALLLQYGLMHEPGHAWWFLRPSAHYPTLELRIPDACPRIDDALCIAGLFRLLVSQARETHEPEEPNWQRALLAENFWQARRHGCAGHFLVEGDQVVSARDWLQRAEAAVEDWRDDESQRLFTHAARIIEGGNSADRQRMAYQSARGKGQTDAAALIAVVHHLLAENRLAAGAVARG
- a CDS encoding phosphotransferase system, HPr-related protein, which produces MTSSAKSSAKKEPNPQHIEIDDTQDRMGSVRELDFEKAPEGRIGDERSPEEVEREFPAQRRREMGQTGGETLGDSAVEDGVSMDDLAPETLIDEDGTESPLEPGDSAPVDKQLHIRRESEIGGGIGLDEAEEGRVRPLDGKPWDDSDPDEEQ